gcacaaagcttcaggcacacataAGTTACAGCAACCTCCCAGCCCAGTTCACAACAAGCAAAGCAACACAAAGCCTCATTCACTCAGAGGCCAGGGCCACCGCCCCTGTCGAGGCCGTAGTCAGTCATGCCCACGCCAGCCTCGTTCTGGTGCTTGATGAACCCGCCGTCCGCCGCCTTCGAGTAGCTCCAGTAGTACACCAGGGAGGCCACAAGGTTGATGAGCATCATGGCGGCGGCCGCCGCAAACACCCCCTTGCGGAGCGCGGCGCAGCTGACCAGGTCGTGCTTTGTGTAGTAGCCGAGGTACTTGGTGTGGTACGCGTTCTTCGCTGATCCTCCGACGAGGCAGGCCTCCGCGACGAGGAACGTCAGCCTGGGAACAGGTATGAACATGGTATCGTCAGAatgataatgatgatcatgaccAAACAGCACTTCTCATATGGCAAAACTATAGTATGTTTTAATCGACACCCTTTTATGCACAGCAGTCCTGGGTATCGACTATCGAGTCTAAGTAAGCAATTATTACAGACAACGGAACAATGTCGCCGAAACAATCTATAACAGGAAAATGATTTGGAGAAGTCAACTATAACTTCCTGTAGAATGAAATTAGTTGCCATCTCCAAATCTTTTTCCAGCTATTATGAGGTTCTCACAGTAATAATAATCTAGTGCTCCTAATTGCTTCTACTCTGCATCTAATGAGATTGTCACATTGCTTGTATTTTTCAAGTCCTAATAAGATACGAGTCACTTTTCTCCACACCATATACATTTCCAGACAATGGTATTTCATAAATTACAGAAGCCATAAACATTCCCAAGACAACGAAAATTCATAAATTACTTAATTGCTTTGCTCAGATTACATTACTTACTATGGGTTTCAGAACAATTAAGTATAGACTTCTGAATTGGGTTTAGTACGAAAAAGCGGTAGACTGTAACAGAGGGTAAGAGAACCATTGGTTCCATAATAACCAAttaataaaaattaaaaaaaaatgtcAACTTCAAAGAACAAACTTGAGGTAATGGTCATATTATGAAAATAAGTGCTGATGAATAGGAAAGCTCAAAAGACGGTATATGATGCCAACCACATAGATCGCTTAGGAAAATCATAAAGAAAATGCAGATGTGCAAGAATCTAAAGAGTTATTGGCCGTTATGATAAATCACCCTTCATTCTAGAGTACAGAAGTATGTTCCACTATAAAACAAAGAAAGACACTTCATTAAATATCCTCAATGAAAATGTGTGCATTAAGAAGATCAAGCTTGAAGCCCCTGAAGTATGCTAGCTAGTACTTACAAAGATCTAATCATGATGGAACAGAACCTTGACAATATGCTAGCTGGAATTACAAGAAAACATCAAAACAAGACATGAAAagaaatacataaacaaatatttaGCTAATTAAAATATTTTCTTAGAAAAGCTCATACATTTTACTGTTTAGAAGTAAACTTATGGACTTTACATACAATAGTTCTGACAGCATTACCGAATACTACACCTTAGAATGTAGGCTCCACACTAAATATTGCTGTCAAGAATCAAAACACCCCAACTAAAAAGAAGAATCAAAACACCCATAAATAACTTTCTATTTGTGCTCCGACCATGGAACAAGCGCACTGTCAAATTGGTTCTGCAGCTTAAACATACAAGTAAGCCATACATGCCACGCATGTGGCGCCATTGATTTACCTTTTTATTGTAGTTGAAATGGTACTCCAGAATTTTTTTGCATAATGCGTCCAACTTATGTTTTTTATATCTTTACAGAACCTGGTCTTATCTCACCTAAAGCGAGCACCCGTACACGCTTATATGCGCCAGAAGACCTTAGAAACATCTTGTCCAAAAAGACATTTTTCGAGTACTGGATTAGTACTAGTAATACAATTAGAACTAAATGTTTTTCCAGGTAATCTGCCGCTCTTAACTTTTCCTTAGAAAATCGGCATTGCCTTTTCTTTGCTCAAAAAGAACTAAATGTCCATCTTTTTCTAGGCTAAAATGTTCAGATCTTTGTTCATTGCCGTGGCTGTGTTGGCCCTTGAGGGAGGAGGTTGAGTAACTGCATACACGCATTAGCGCATTAGTGAAGCCTTATCTGCTTTTGTGAGAAGCGCTGACCCCTGATGGGGGCATAGAGATAGAGATGAAATTATGGTGACATGACGACGTTGATTGTCATCGTCCAGCGATGGTGTGTGCAAGGGTACAAACATGGAAAGCCGTTTTGTCTTTGCCGCAGAGAGCACGTGGCAGGCGGCAGCACACGCATTGCTCATGGTTTTACATGATTGTTCTAGAGAAGCCTGTAGCAATAGCATGGCCCACACTATGACGGCAAGGCTAAAGTGCGGGTAGCAAATTTGTGCTGTTATGGATGGACATCTAGAGTATGAATTAACCCACTGAGATGCCTTTGACAGCAAACTAGTTCTAGGAAAAAAATTATTATGATCCAACAGAATTAGGTATAAATAAAATACATTGCTCTTTTGAACTACAGAACTTGAAATGACAGGGTTAGGCACAACCAGGCACCAACATTCACACAACCACACCAATTCAACATACCTCCTAAAAGAAATTGAATATACACTTGCAGAAAAGTGTGAGTTTCATCCATCCCACTAGGAATGGAGTGGATTGGTCCGAGTACTCTGTTTTTCATTCAAGTGTAAAGGGAAATATTGTCCAACCTGAAGAATCTGCAGGATTGCAGGGCCACGACGTGCAGGAGTGTAAGTTGGATAAAATTTTTCTATAATCGGCTGGCTGAGTAACCTTGCCTAAGCTGGAGGTTTTGTCAGAGGGTAATCCAACTGAAGTGTGTAATAAAATGTTGTCTTGTGTACTAGTAAAATGTTGTCGAGATACCCACAAATTACAGCTAACCAACACAAATTATGTTGGTACTTGAATCCAATTCAGTGTATCACAGTTGGTGTGCCTCAGTCCCAAATTTTTAAGAGACCAGGGCCCGGGCAGATTAAGTAAAAAAACAACAGATTTTCAGTATGCAACTACCAAGCTTGATACGCAGAAGGGTACAGGCAGCGAATGATTTCACTTTCAGTGGGCGTATTATCATGGTGCATTCTAAAATTTCAGCGCCCACAAGAAAAACAATTTTATACTCCCAAGTCGTAGCAGTTCTGAAGTAAGAGAAGCAGATCTCCGTACACCCAACAAACAGAGCACGAATCGAGCCGAATCTAGGGTTGAGCGAGGCGCACCAGGAGACGGCGAAGGCGGCGACGGCGCATCCGCGGGAGGAGAGGGCCGGGCCGAAGCAGAGGCAGCGGGTGACGCCGGTGACCAGCAGCTGCGCCAGGAGGAGCACGAAGAAGGCGCAGACGCCGTAGACGGTGGAGGCGTCCGTGTCGTAGAGGCAGTAGGAGCGCTCGTCGTACTCGTCCGGCACCACCTTGCCCTGCGAGGAAGAAGGACATCAGCCCCGGCGCAGGCGGGGGGCAAGGGAAGGAGGAGGGGTGGTCGGGGAGGTGGGGCGTACGGTGCTGCGTCGCTGCTCGGCGCCgacggcgaggaggaaggcgaagacgttgagGAAGATGAGGAAGCCGCACAGCGCGAGGGAGGCCGGCCGCGAGGTGGCGAACCCGGCCATCGGCGTCGAGTCTCGACCAGctccggctccggcggcggctGCTTCTTGCTCACTGAGCTCGGTGTGGGGAGAAGCTAGTGGGAGTGGGGAGTGGGAGTGGGTGCGTGGGGCCCATGAGTCGGGGACTGGATATTAATGCGGGTTTCATTTTTCCTTTCTGGAAAGGGCCGTAGGTCGAGTCTCGGCAAGCTTGACAAGCCCGTTTGGTCGGCTCATTTTTATCTTGACCCCATTTCTTGATGAACCAAGCCAATTTTAAATTTCAACTTCAACTCTTATGAACAGCTTGTTAAACTCATTAATATTCCCAATTGGCTATAGCTTTACTTCAGTTATTCACAATCAACCAGCCGCCTCCGCAACCTTAGTGTGCGATTTTCTTAATGTTCTGTTATTTGTACCTTTAACGAGCACTCGCGACGAGTTTACAATGAACTGAGCACTAACCAAGACAGTGCCGATTTTCTGCTGAAAATGCATCCAGCCCTCGGGTCGCTCCCTCCCCGGGGAGACACGGGCGGCGGCGCGGTCCCCTTCCACCGCTGCCCCTCTTCGCTCCCCT
This portion of the Triticum dicoccoides isolate Atlit2015 ecotype Zavitan chromosome 7A, WEW_v2.0, whole genome shotgun sequence genome encodes:
- the LOC119330802 gene encoding uncharacterized protein LOC119330802, with the translated sequence MAGFATSRPASLALCGFLIFLNVFAFLLAVGAEQRRSTGKVVPDEYDERSYCLYDTDASTVYGVCAFFVLLLAQLLVTGVTRCLCFGPALSSRGCAVAAFAVSWLTFLVAEACLVGGSAKNAYHTKYLGYYTKHDLVSCAALRKGVFAAAAAMMLINLVASLVYYWSYSKAADGGFIKHQNEAGVGMTDYGLDRGGGPGL